Proteins co-encoded in one Phycodurus eques isolate BA_2022a chromosome 21, UOR_Pequ_1.1, whole genome shotgun sequence genomic window:
- the relch gene encoding RAB11-binding protein RELCH homolog isoform X6 yields MTSVNPFNLSDSEEESERRPNETVDTERSPSDGAPGPPPGNPFSTPVDAEPPTLLSTNRTSPNGEGISMSSASATAMAGVAETRVSVDIIAAQLLRDQYVLTALEFHTELLEAGRELPRLRDYFSNPGNFERQSSTPPAKEQGIVPGGPLNRAGSISTLDSLDFARYSDDGNRESDERVAVLEFELRKAKETIQALRANLTQAAENEVPSQERKNFKSSPEIQEPIRPLEKRALNFLVNEYLLKNEYKLSSITFSDENDDQDFELWDDVGLNIPKPPDLLQLYRNCGSSLPSKRDMVDVAVGADFADLTGHCAVQDPPRKPDLSQQQQAEVVQELEYQISLLNNEKASLTEQMRKLQSEIQTLKQTVSSPPAAALDCSSQNTSNPASSCTAITSSADPPSVPRADNGQYLDIRGVSEPQNEPPCTQNTPQSHNKLKSRPPVQFDQPNRKLAPAFQQALLSFCRMCSDSRLGAEVSRIADSEESVMLMLGRCLPHIVPNVLLAKREELIPLILCTACLHPESKERDQLLHILFNLIKRPDDEQRQMILTGCVAFARHVGPTRVEAELLPQCWEQINHKYPERRLLVAESCGALAPYFPKEIRSSLVLSMLQQMLAEDKADMVREAVVKSLGIIMGYIDDTDKYSQGFELMLLSLGDPSERVVSAVHQVFIPAFAAWTTELGTLYTSLIPSLLARIEKLLMHGEHGLDEHKLHMFLTALQSLIPPLFAVVLQNAPFTKRAKLHGDIPAIEVTRFPRPASPLQDVATIIGSREMLSALLLLYDHQLEHEGTTGWESLLWVVNQLLPQLIEIVGRINVTSSTCVHEFSRFFWRFCRTFGKIFTNTKVKPQFQEILRLSEENVDASSGNGILTKATVPIYATGVLTCYNQEDDRKLLVGFLEDVMTTLSLSHAPLDSLKASFVELGANPVYHELLLTVLWYGVVHTSALVRCTSARMFELILRGMSEALVDRRAAPALITLCNGPEFSVRISTIPAFGTIMETVTQKELLERVKMQLASFLEDPQYQDQHSLHMEIIRTFGRVGPNAEPRFRDEFVLPHLHKLAQANNSQAVESKRIDIATQLFEAYSALSCCFISEEVMVTHFLPGLRCLRADMEQLSPEHEVILSSMVKECEIKVENRGMGDAQGSMSIASSLVGEDAKTKFLSKMGQLTTSGAMLANVFQRKK; encoded by the exons ATGACGTCGGTGAACCCGTTTAATCTGAGTGATTCTGAAGAGGAGAGTGAACGTCGACCTAACGAAACAGTTGACACAGAGCGTAGCCCGAGTGACGGGGCGCCGGGGCCGCCTCCGGGCAATCCCTTCTCCACGCCCGTGGACGCCGAGCCTCCGACTCTGCTGTCCACCAACCGAACGAGCCCAAACGGCGAGGGCATCTCGATGTCTTCGGCGTCTGCCACCGCTATGGCCGGTGTCGCTGAGACGCGGGTGTCGGTGGATATCATCGCCGCTCAGCTACTGCGTGACCAGTACGTCCTCACGGCCCTGGAGTTTCACACCGAACTGTTGGAGGCGGGCAGGGAGCTCCCGAGGTTGAGGGATTATTTCTCCAACCCGGGTAACTTCGAGCGGCAGAGCAGCACTCCACCTGCCAAAGAGCAAGGAATTGTACCCGGTGGACCTTTGA ATCGAGCAGGCAGCATCAGCACCTTGGACTCTCTGGATTTTGCCCGGTACTCGGATGACGGCAATCGAGAATCAGACGAGCGGGTGGCGG TGCTGGAGTTTGAGCTACGGAAAGCAAAGGAGACCATTCAGGCTCTGCGCGCCAACTTGACTCAGGCAGCAG AGAATGAAGTGCCCTCTCAGGAGAGAAAGAACTTCAAGTCAAGCCCTGAAATTCAG GAGCCGATACGCCCACTGGAGAAAAGAGCCTTAAACTTCCTTGTGAATGAATATCTGttgaaaaatgaatacaaactgTCATCCATCACCTTCTCGGATGAAAATGATGATCAG GATTTTGAGCTGTGGGATGACGTCGGCCTCAACATTCCAAAGCCTCCTGACCTGTTGCAGCTCTACAGAAATTGCGGTTCCTCTCTTCCTTCAAAGAGGGACATGGTCGACGTGGCAGTCGGAGCAGATTTTGCAGATCTCACTGGACATTGTGCCGTACAAGATCCCCCTCGGAAGCCCGATCTCTCACAGcag CAACAGGCAGAGGTCGTCCAAGAGTTGGAGTACCAAATCAGTCTCCTCAACAATGAGAAGGCGAGTCTGACTGAGCAGATGAGGAAACTTCAGAG TGAGATTCAGACATTGAAACAGACGGTCTCCTCCCCGCCTGCAGCCGCTCTTGACTGTAGCTCCCAGAATACATCTAATCCCGCATCCTCTTGCACCGCCATCACTTCCTCCGCTGACCCGCCCTCTGTG CCCCGTGCAGATAACGGACAGTACTTGGACATCCGGGGTGTTTCAGAACCTCAAAATGAGCCTCCCTGCACGCAGAACACACCACAGTCTCACAATAAGCTTAAAAGTCGGCCTCCTGTACAGTTTGATCAGCCAAACAG GAAGTTAGCCCCGGCCTTCCAGCAAGCCCTGCTATCCTTCTGCAGAATGTGCTCAGACAGTCGCCTCGGAGCAGAG GTGTCTCGTATAGCAGATAGCGAGGAAAGTGTGATGTTAATGCTGGGCCGCTGCCTCCCTCATATCGTCCCAAATGTCCTCCTAGCTAAAAGAGAG GAGCTGATCCCTCTCATCCTGTGTACCGCCTGCCTTCACCCAGAGTCCAAAGAGCGAGACCAGCTTCTCCACATCCTCTTTAACTTAATCAAGAGACCAGATGACGAACAGAG ACAAATGATCTTGACGGGATGTGTTGCGTTTGCGAGGCATGTGGGTCCCACTCGTGTTGAGGCAGAGCTTCTTCCTCAGTGCTGGGAACAG ATTAACCACAAATATCCAGAGAGGAGACTCCTTGTGGCAGAGTCTTGTGGAGCCTTAGCACCGTACTTTCCT AAGGAAATTCGAAGTTCCCTAGTGTTGTCCATGTTGCAGCAGATGCTTGCCGAGGACAAGGCTGACATGGTCCGAGAGGCTGTGGTCAAGAGTCTTGGGATTATCATGGGTTACATAGATGATACTGACAAATACTCGCAG GGTTTTGAGCTGATGCTACTGTCACTTGGTGACCCTTCAGAGAGGGTAGTCAGTGCCGTCCACCAAGTCTTCATCCCCGCATTCGCAGCCTGGACAACAGAATTGGGAACCCTTTACACTTCACTCATCCCTTCTCTCTTGGCACGTATAGAGAAACTCCTCATG CACGGAGAACATGGCCTGGATGAGCACAAGCTCCACATGTTCCTGACAGCACTGCAGAGTCTGATCCCTCCCCTGTTTGCTGTCGTGCTGCAGAATGCACCTTTCACCAAACGTGCCAAACTCCACGGAGACATACCTGCAATAGAGG TGACCCGCTTCCCCAGGCCAGCTTCTCCCCTCCAGGATGTGGCCACCATCATTGGCAGCAGGGAGATGCTGAGTGCCCTGCTGCTTCTCTACGACCACCAACTGGAGCATGAAGGGACCACCGGATGGGAAAGCCTGCTTTGGGTGGTCAACCAGCT ACTTCCTCAGCTCATAGAGATCGTGGGTCGCATCAACGTGACCTCTTCCACCTGCGTCCATGAGTTCTCTCGCTTCTTTTGGAGGTTCTGTCGAACCTTTGGCAAAATTTTCACCAACACCAAG GTTAAACCTCAATTCCAAGAGATTCTTCGTCTATCTGAAGAGAATGTTG ATGCTTCATCTGGGAATGGTATTCTTACCAAAGCCACCGTCCCCATCTACGCCACAGGAGTACTGACATGTTATAACCag GAGGATGATCGCAAGTTGTTAGTGGGTTTCTTAGAGGATGTTATGACAACCCTCTCTTTGTCCCATGCACCTCTCGATAGCCTGAAAGCTTCTTTTGTAGAACTGgg tgccAATCCAGTCTACCATGAGTTACTGCTCACTGTCCTGTGGTATGGAGTAGTACACACATCCGCATTGGTCCGATGTACCTCAGCACGGATGTTTGAG TTGATTCTCCGAGGCATGAGTGAAGCATTAGTAGATCGCCGGGCAGCCCCGGCCCTTATAACTCTATGCAATGGGCCTGAATT CTCTGTGAGGATATCCACAATTCCTGCCTTTGGTACCATCATGGAGACTGTCACGCAGAAAGAG cTGCTGGAACGTGTGAAGATGCAGCTGGCATCCTTCCTAGAGGACCCTCAGTATCAAGATCAGCACTCATTGCACATGGAGATCATCAGGACGTTCGGACGCGTCGGCCCCAACGCCGAGCCTCGCTTCAGAGACGAGT TTGTACTGCCACACCTGCACAAGTTGGCGCAGGCGAACAACAGCCAAGCGGTGGAGAGCAAGCGGATCGACATCGCCACCCAGCTGTTCGAGGCCTACAGCGCCCTCTCCTGCTGCT TCATATCTGAAGAAGTGATGGTGACCCACTTCCTGCCGGGCCTCAGGTGTCTCCGGGCCGACATGGAGCAGCTCTCCCCAGAGCACGAG gtgATTCTGAGCTCCATGGTCAAAGAGTGTGAGATCAAGGTGGAAAACAGGGGAATGGGAGATGCACAAGG CTCCATGTCCATCGCATCCAGTTTGGTGGGCGAGGATGCCAAGACCAAGTTCCTGAGCAAGATGGGTCAGCTGACCACGTCGGGCGCCATGCTGGCCAACGTTTTCCAGAGGAAGAAGTGA
- the relch gene encoding RAB11-binding protein RELCH homolog isoform X4, whose protein sequence is MTSVNPFNLSDSEEESERRPNETVDTERSPSDGAPGPPPGNPFSTPVDAEPPTLLSTNRTSPNGEGISMSSASATAMAGVAETRVSVDIIAAQLLRDQYVLTALEFHTELLEAGRELPRLRDYFSNPGNFERQSSTPPAKEQGIVPGGPLNRAGSISTLDSLDFARYSDDGNRESDERVAVLEFELRKAKETIQALRANLTQAAENEVPSQERKNFKSSPEIQEPIRPLEKRALNFLVNEYLLKNEYKLSSITFSDENDDQDFELWDDVGLNIPKPPDLLQLYRNCGSSLPSKRDMVDVAVGADFADLTGHCAVQDPPRKPDLSQQAEVVQELEYQISLLNNEKASLTEQMRKLQSEIQTLKQTVSSPPAAALDCSSQNTSNPASSCTAITSSADPPSVPRADNGQYLDIRGVSEPQNEPPCTQNTPQSHNKLKSRPPVQFDQPNRKLAPAFQQALLSFCRMCSDSRLGAEVSRIADSEESVMLMLGRCLPHIVPNVLLAKRERLVAHLCQELIPLILCTACLHPESKERDQLLHILFNLIKRPDDEQRQMILTGCVAFARHVGPTRVEAELLPQCWEQINHKYPERRLLVAESCGALAPYFPKEIRSSLVLSMLQQMLAEDKADMVREAVVKSLGIIMGYIDDTDKYSQGFELMLLSLGDPSERVVSAVHQVFIPAFAAWTTELGTLYTSLIPSLLARIEKLLMHGEHGLDEHKLHMFLTALQSLIPPLFAVVLQNAPFTKRAKLHGDIPAIEVTRFPRPASPLQDVATIIGSREMLSALLLLYDHQLEHEGTTGWESLLWVVNQLLPQLIEIVGRINVTSSTCVHEFSRFFWRFCRTFGKIFTNTKVKPQFQEILRLSEENVDASSGNGILTKATVPIYATGVLTCYNQEDDRKLLVGFLEDVMTTLSLSHAPLDSLKASFVELGANPVYHELLLTVLWYGVVHTSALVRCTSARMFELLVKGVNETLVAQRVVPALITLSSDPEISVRISTIPAFGTIMETVTQKELLERVKMQLASFLEDPQYQDQHSLHMEIIRTFGRVGPNAEPRFRDEFVLPHLHKLAQANNSQAVESKRIDIATQLFEAYSALSCCFISEEVMVTHFLPGLRCLRADMEQLSPEHEVILSSMVKECEIKVENRGMGDAQGSMSIASSLVGEDAKTKFLSKMGQLTTSGAMLANVFQRKK, encoded by the exons ATGACGTCGGTGAACCCGTTTAATCTGAGTGATTCTGAAGAGGAGAGTGAACGTCGACCTAACGAAACAGTTGACACAGAGCGTAGCCCGAGTGACGGGGCGCCGGGGCCGCCTCCGGGCAATCCCTTCTCCACGCCCGTGGACGCCGAGCCTCCGACTCTGCTGTCCACCAACCGAACGAGCCCAAACGGCGAGGGCATCTCGATGTCTTCGGCGTCTGCCACCGCTATGGCCGGTGTCGCTGAGACGCGGGTGTCGGTGGATATCATCGCCGCTCAGCTACTGCGTGACCAGTACGTCCTCACGGCCCTGGAGTTTCACACCGAACTGTTGGAGGCGGGCAGGGAGCTCCCGAGGTTGAGGGATTATTTCTCCAACCCGGGTAACTTCGAGCGGCAGAGCAGCACTCCACCTGCCAAAGAGCAAGGAATTGTACCCGGTGGACCTTTGA ATCGAGCAGGCAGCATCAGCACCTTGGACTCTCTGGATTTTGCCCGGTACTCGGATGACGGCAATCGAGAATCAGACGAGCGGGTGGCGG TGCTGGAGTTTGAGCTACGGAAAGCAAAGGAGACCATTCAGGCTCTGCGCGCCAACTTGACTCAGGCAGCAG AGAATGAAGTGCCCTCTCAGGAGAGAAAGAACTTCAAGTCAAGCCCTGAAATTCAG GAGCCGATACGCCCACTGGAGAAAAGAGCCTTAAACTTCCTTGTGAATGAATATCTGttgaaaaatgaatacaaactgTCATCCATCACCTTCTCGGATGAAAATGATGATCAG GATTTTGAGCTGTGGGATGACGTCGGCCTCAACATTCCAAAGCCTCCTGACCTGTTGCAGCTCTACAGAAATTGCGGTTCCTCTCTTCCTTCAAAGAGGGACATGGTCGACGTGGCAGTCGGAGCAGATTTTGCAGATCTCACTGGACATTGTGCCGTACAAGATCCCCCTCGGAAGCCCGATCTCTCACAGcag GCAGAGGTCGTCCAAGAGTTGGAGTACCAAATCAGTCTCCTCAACAATGAGAAGGCGAGTCTGACTGAGCAGATGAGGAAACTTCAGAG TGAGATTCAGACATTGAAACAGACGGTCTCCTCCCCGCCTGCAGCCGCTCTTGACTGTAGCTCCCAGAATACATCTAATCCCGCATCCTCTTGCACCGCCATCACTTCCTCCGCTGACCCGCCCTCTGTG CCCCGTGCAGATAACGGACAGTACTTGGACATCCGGGGTGTTTCAGAACCTCAAAATGAGCCTCCCTGCACGCAGAACACACCACAGTCTCACAATAAGCTTAAAAGTCGGCCTCCTGTACAGTTTGATCAGCCAAACAG GAAGTTAGCCCCGGCCTTCCAGCAAGCCCTGCTATCCTTCTGCAGAATGTGCTCAGACAGTCGCCTCGGAGCAGAG GTGTCTCGTATAGCAGATAGCGAGGAAAGTGTGATGTTAATGCTGGGCCGCTGCCTCCCTCATATCGTCCCAAATGTCCTCCTAGCTAAAAGAGAG AGATTGGTTGCACATCTTTGCCAG GAGCTGATCCCTCTCATCCTGTGTACCGCCTGCCTTCACCCAGAGTCCAAAGAGCGAGACCAGCTTCTCCACATCCTCTTTAACTTAATCAAGAGACCAGATGACGAACAGAG ACAAATGATCTTGACGGGATGTGTTGCGTTTGCGAGGCATGTGGGTCCCACTCGTGTTGAGGCAGAGCTTCTTCCTCAGTGCTGGGAACAG ATTAACCACAAATATCCAGAGAGGAGACTCCTTGTGGCAGAGTCTTGTGGAGCCTTAGCACCGTACTTTCCT AAGGAAATTCGAAGTTCCCTAGTGTTGTCCATGTTGCAGCAGATGCTTGCCGAGGACAAGGCTGACATGGTCCGAGAGGCTGTGGTCAAGAGTCTTGGGATTATCATGGGTTACATAGATGATACTGACAAATACTCGCAG GGTTTTGAGCTGATGCTACTGTCACTTGGTGACCCTTCAGAGAGGGTAGTCAGTGCCGTCCACCAAGTCTTCATCCCCGCATTCGCAGCCTGGACAACAGAATTGGGAACCCTTTACACTTCACTCATCCCTTCTCTCTTGGCACGTATAGAGAAACTCCTCATG CACGGAGAACATGGCCTGGATGAGCACAAGCTCCACATGTTCCTGACAGCACTGCAGAGTCTGATCCCTCCCCTGTTTGCTGTCGTGCTGCAGAATGCACCTTTCACCAAACGTGCCAAACTCCACGGAGACATACCTGCAATAGAGG TGACCCGCTTCCCCAGGCCAGCTTCTCCCCTCCAGGATGTGGCCACCATCATTGGCAGCAGGGAGATGCTGAGTGCCCTGCTGCTTCTCTACGACCACCAACTGGAGCATGAAGGGACCACCGGATGGGAAAGCCTGCTTTGGGTGGTCAACCAGCT ACTTCCTCAGCTCATAGAGATCGTGGGTCGCATCAACGTGACCTCTTCCACCTGCGTCCATGAGTTCTCTCGCTTCTTTTGGAGGTTCTGTCGAACCTTTGGCAAAATTTTCACCAACACCAAG GTTAAACCTCAATTCCAAGAGATTCTTCGTCTATCTGAAGAGAATGTTG ATGCTTCATCTGGGAATGGTATTCTTACCAAAGCCACCGTCCCCATCTACGCCACAGGAGTACTGACATGTTATAACCag GAGGATGATCGCAAGTTGTTAGTGGGTTTCTTAGAGGATGTTATGACAACCCTCTCTTTGTCCCATGCACCTCTCGATAGCCTGAAAGCTTCTTTTGTAGAACTGgg tgccAATCCAGTCTACCATGAGTTACTGCTCACTGTCCTGTGGTATGGAGTAGTACACACATCCGCATTGGTCCGATGTACCTCAGCACGGATGTTTGAG CTGCTGGTGAAGGGGGTGAATGAGACGCTGGTCGCTCAGAGAGTGGTGCCGGCTCTCATCACACTGTCTTCCGACCCTGAAAT CTCTGTGAGGATATCCACAATTCCTGCCTTTGGTACCATCATGGAGACTGTCACGCAGAAAGAG cTGCTGGAACGTGTGAAGATGCAGCTGGCATCCTTCCTAGAGGACCCTCAGTATCAAGATCAGCACTCATTGCACATGGAGATCATCAGGACGTTCGGACGCGTCGGCCCCAACGCCGAGCCTCGCTTCAGAGACGAGT TTGTACTGCCACACCTGCACAAGTTGGCGCAGGCGAACAACAGCCAAGCGGTGGAGAGCAAGCGGATCGACATCGCCACCCAGCTGTTCGAGGCCTACAGCGCCCTCTCCTGCTGCT TCATATCTGAAGAAGTGATGGTGACCCACTTCCTGCCGGGCCTCAGGTGTCTCCGGGCCGACATGGAGCAGCTCTCCCCAGAGCACGAG gtgATTCTGAGCTCCATGGTCAAAGAGTGTGAGATCAAGGTGGAAAACAGGGGAATGGGAGATGCACAAGG CTCCATGTCCATCGCATCCAGTTTGGTGGGCGAGGATGCCAAGACCAAGTTCCTGAGCAAGATGGGTCAGCTGACCACGTCGGGCGCCATGCTGGCCAACGTTTTCCAGAGGAAGAAGTGA
- the relch gene encoding RAB11-binding protein RELCH homolog isoform X9: protein MTSVNPFNLSDSEEESERRPNETVDTERSPSDGAPGPPPGNPFSTPVDAEPPTLLSTNRTSPNGEGISMSSASATAMAGVAETRVSVDIIAAQLLRDQYVLTALEFHTELLEAGRELPRLRDYFSNPGNFERQSSTPPAKEQGIVPGGPLNRAGSISTLDSLDFARYSDDGNRESDERVAVLEFELRKAKETIQALRANLTQAAENEVPSQERKNFKSSPEIQEPIRPLEKRALNFLVNEYLLKNEYKLSSITFSDENDDQDFELWDDVGLNIPKPPDLLQLYRNCGSSLPSKRDMVDVAVGADFADLTGHCAVQDPPRKPDLSQQAEVVQELEYQISLLNNEKASLTEQMRKLQSEIQTLKQTVSSPPAAALDCSSQNTSNPASSCTAITSSADPPSVPRADNGQYLDIRGVSEPQNEPPCTQNTPQSHNKLKSRPPVQFDQPNRKLAPAFQQALLSFCRMCSDSRLGAEVSRIADSEESVMLMLGRCLPHIVPNVLLAKREELIPLILCTACLHPESKERDQLLHILFNLIKRPDDEQRQMILTGCVAFARHVGPTRVEAELLPQCWEQINHKYPERRLLVAESCGALAPYFPKEIRSSLVLSMLQQMLAEDKADMVREAVVKSLGIIMGYIDDTDKYSQGFELMLLSLGDPSERVVSAVHQVFIPAFAAWTTELGTLYTSLIPSLLARIEKLLMHGEHGLDEHKLHMFLTALQSLIPPLFAVVLQNAPFTKRAKLHGDIPAIEVTRFPRPASPLQDVATIIGSREMLSALLLLYDHQLEHEGTTGWESLLWVVNQLLPQLIEIVGRINVTSSTCVHEFSRFFWRFCRTFGKIFTNTKVKPQFQEILRLSEENVDASSGNGILTKATVPIYATGVLTCYNQEDDRKLLVGFLEDVMTTLSLSHAPLDSLKASFVELGANPVYHELLLTVLWYGVVHTSALVRCTSARMFELILRGMSEALVDRRAAPALITLCNGPEFSVRISTIPAFGTIMETVTQKELLERVKMQLASFLEDPQYQDQHSLHMEIIRTFGRVGPNAEPRFRDEFVLPHLHKLAQANNSQAVESKRIDIATQLFEAYSALSCCFISEEVMVTHFLPGLRCLRADMEQLSPEHEVILSSMVKECEIKVENRGMGDAQGSMSIASSLVGEDAKTKFLSKMGQLTTSGAMLANVFQRKK, encoded by the exons ATGACGTCGGTGAACCCGTTTAATCTGAGTGATTCTGAAGAGGAGAGTGAACGTCGACCTAACGAAACAGTTGACACAGAGCGTAGCCCGAGTGACGGGGCGCCGGGGCCGCCTCCGGGCAATCCCTTCTCCACGCCCGTGGACGCCGAGCCTCCGACTCTGCTGTCCACCAACCGAACGAGCCCAAACGGCGAGGGCATCTCGATGTCTTCGGCGTCTGCCACCGCTATGGCCGGTGTCGCTGAGACGCGGGTGTCGGTGGATATCATCGCCGCTCAGCTACTGCGTGACCAGTACGTCCTCACGGCCCTGGAGTTTCACACCGAACTGTTGGAGGCGGGCAGGGAGCTCCCGAGGTTGAGGGATTATTTCTCCAACCCGGGTAACTTCGAGCGGCAGAGCAGCACTCCACCTGCCAAAGAGCAAGGAATTGTACCCGGTGGACCTTTGA ATCGAGCAGGCAGCATCAGCACCTTGGACTCTCTGGATTTTGCCCGGTACTCGGATGACGGCAATCGAGAATCAGACGAGCGGGTGGCGG TGCTGGAGTTTGAGCTACGGAAAGCAAAGGAGACCATTCAGGCTCTGCGCGCCAACTTGACTCAGGCAGCAG AGAATGAAGTGCCCTCTCAGGAGAGAAAGAACTTCAAGTCAAGCCCTGAAATTCAG GAGCCGATACGCCCACTGGAGAAAAGAGCCTTAAACTTCCTTGTGAATGAATATCTGttgaaaaatgaatacaaactgTCATCCATCACCTTCTCGGATGAAAATGATGATCAG GATTTTGAGCTGTGGGATGACGTCGGCCTCAACATTCCAAAGCCTCCTGACCTGTTGCAGCTCTACAGAAATTGCGGTTCCTCTCTTCCTTCAAAGAGGGACATGGTCGACGTGGCAGTCGGAGCAGATTTTGCAGATCTCACTGGACATTGTGCCGTACAAGATCCCCCTCGGAAGCCCGATCTCTCACAGcag GCAGAGGTCGTCCAAGAGTTGGAGTACCAAATCAGTCTCCTCAACAATGAGAAGGCGAGTCTGACTGAGCAGATGAGGAAACTTCAGAG TGAGATTCAGACATTGAAACAGACGGTCTCCTCCCCGCCTGCAGCCGCTCTTGACTGTAGCTCCCAGAATACATCTAATCCCGCATCCTCTTGCACCGCCATCACTTCCTCCGCTGACCCGCCCTCTGTG CCCCGTGCAGATAACGGACAGTACTTGGACATCCGGGGTGTTTCAGAACCTCAAAATGAGCCTCCCTGCACGCAGAACACACCACAGTCTCACAATAAGCTTAAAAGTCGGCCTCCTGTACAGTTTGATCAGCCAAACAG GAAGTTAGCCCCGGCCTTCCAGCAAGCCCTGCTATCCTTCTGCAGAATGTGCTCAGACAGTCGCCTCGGAGCAGAG GTGTCTCGTATAGCAGATAGCGAGGAAAGTGTGATGTTAATGCTGGGCCGCTGCCTCCCTCATATCGTCCCAAATGTCCTCCTAGCTAAAAGAGAG GAGCTGATCCCTCTCATCCTGTGTACCGCCTGCCTTCACCCAGAGTCCAAAGAGCGAGACCAGCTTCTCCACATCCTCTTTAACTTAATCAAGAGACCAGATGACGAACAGAG ACAAATGATCTTGACGGGATGTGTTGCGTTTGCGAGGCATGTGGGTCCCACTCGTGTTGAGGCAGAGCTTCTTCCTCAGTGCTGGGAACAG ATTAACCACAAATATCCAGAGAGGAGACTCCTTGTGGCAGAGTCTTGTGGAGCCTTAGCACCGTACTTTCCT AAGGAAATTCGAAGTTCCCTAGTGTTGTCCATGTTGCAGCAGATGCTTGCCGAGGACAAGGCTGACATGGTCCGAGAGGCTGTGGTCAAGAGTCTTGGGATTATCATGGGTTACATAGATGATACTGACAAATACTCGCAG GGTTTTGAGCTGATGCTACTGTCACTTGGTGACCCTTCAGAGAGGGTAGTCAGTGCCGTCCACCAAGTCTTCATCCCCGCATTCGCAGCCTGGACAACAGAATTGGGAACCCTTTACACTTCACTCATCCCTTCTCTCTTGGCACGTATAGAGAAACTCCTCATG CACGGAGAACATGGCCTGGATGAGCACAAGCTCCACATGTTCCTGACAGCACTGCAGAGTCTGATCCCTCCCCTGTTTGCTGTCGTGCTGCAGAATGCACCTTTCACCAAACGTGCCAAACTCCACGGAGACATACCTGCAATAGAGG TGACCCGCTTCCCCAGGCCAGCTTCTCCCCTCCAGGATGTGGCCACCATCATTGGCAGCAGGGAGATGCTGAGTGCCCTGCTGCTTCTCTACGACCACCAACTGGAGCATGAAGGGACCACCGGATGGGAAAGCCTGCTTTGGGTGGTCAACCAGCT ACTTCCTCAGCTCATAGAGATCGTGGGTCGCATCAACGTGACCTCTTCCACCTGCGTCCATGAGTTCTCTCGCTTCTTTTGGAGGTTCTGTCGAACCTTTGGCAAAATTTTCACCAACACCAAG GTTAAACCTCAATTCCAAGAGATTCTTCGTCTATCTGAAGAGAATGTTG ATGCTTCATCTGGGAATGGTATTCTTACCAAAGCCACCGTCCCCATCTACGCCACAGGAGTACTGACATGTTATAACCag GAGGATGATCGCAAGTTGTTAGTGGGTTTCTTAGAGGATGTTATGACAACCCTCTCTTTGTCCCATGCACCTCTCGATAGCCTGAAAGCTTCTTTTGTAGAACTGgg tgccAATCCAGTCTACCATGAGTTACTGCTCACTGTCCTGTGGTATGGAGTAGTACACACATCCGCATTGGTCCGATGTACCTCAGCACGGATGTTTGAG TTGATTCTCCGAGGCATGAGTGAAGCATTAGTAGATCGCCGGGCAGCCCCGGCCCTTATAACTCTATGCAATGGGCCTGAATT CTCTGTGAGGATATCCACAATTCCTGCCTTTGGTACCATCATGGAGACTGTCACGCAGAAAGAG cTGCTGGAACGTGTGAAGATGCAGCTGGCATCCTTCCTAGAGGACCCTCAGTATCAAGATCAGCACTCATTGCACATGGAGATCATCAGGACGTTCGGACGCGTCGGCCCCAACGCCGAGCCTCGCTTCAGAGACGAGT TTGTACTGCCACACCTGCACAAGTTGGCGCAGGCGAACAACAGCCAAGCGGTGGAGAGCAAGCGGATCGACATCGCCACCCAGCTGTTCGAGGCCTACAGCGCCCTCTCCTGCTGCT TCATATCTGAAGAAGTGATGGTGACCCACTTCCTGCCGGGCCTCAGGTGTCTCCGGGCCGACATGGAGCAGCTCTCCCCAGAGCACGAG gtgATTCTGAGCTCCATGGTCAAAGAGTGTGAGATCAAGGTGGAAAACAGGGGAATGGGAGATGCACAAGG CTCCATGTCCATCGCATCCAGTTTGGTGGGCGAGGATGCCAAGACCAAGTTCCTGAGCAAGATGGGTCAGCTGACCACGTCGGGCGCCATGCTGGCCAACGTTTTCCAGAGGAAGAAGTGA